The Centropristis striata isolate RG_2023a ecotype Rhode Island chromosome 1, C.striata_1.0, whole genome shotgun sequence nucleotide sequence GGTATCAATCATATCTGTGGAAAAATTGGTATGGGTgccttttaaaactctcatgaataagagtatgtttgaatgtgtttatgtatctgtagttttttgtatgttgtatgtcttgctattgggtctagagcaggggtctcaaactggcggcccgcgggccaattgcggccctcgtgacgatattttgtggccctcaccttgatatgaaagtttaatgtgagttttatatgaatggcactttactgtgttgtgtgtggaaggtccctttaattactttattttgtaattttgtgtcttttttagtaattttgtgtcttctctgggtcattttgtgtcttttttttatacttttttttgtaattctgtgtatttttttgtcattttgtgtctttttttaagtaatttagtgactttttttgtaattctgtgtcttttttgggtaattttgtgtctttttttagtaattatgtgtattttttggtcattttgtgtcttttttaagtaatttagtgactttttggtcattctgtgtcttttttaagtaattttgtttttttctgtcattttgtgtcttttttgggtcattttgatactgcctccagcggcccccaggtaatatgagtttgagacccctggtctagagcctgtaataaagtttatatatatgcaatggCTTAAAGGTATCCTTTGTTGGAAAACATACCTGTTCACAGAGGGAACGGTAGCCACAATCTCTCAGCCGATCAAGCTCGAAGGTTTCTCCCAGCAGAGGATTGAAGGGTTTTCCTGTACGGTGGACAGTGGTGGAGTAGGAAGAGACTGTGAAGGCAGCCACGTAGCACATCTGCTCCAGAGAGCTCTGACATTTAGCAGCCTTATCCAGCAGCTCGTAGTACTCCAGGTCTTCAGATAGACGTTGCAGCATTGAGAGGGGCTCGTTGAAATTCACCTAACAGATACAAAGTCACAAAGAAAAGAAGTCTGATTACAACCCccattcccaaaaagttgggacacagtctaaaatgtaaataaaaaaggaatgtAATagtttgttattcatttttaacataacATATCATATAGGTGGGTCTTGAAGAGATTAATGTTCAAACTAATAAACTTGTGTTGAGTAAAATTAgatttctgaatttgatgcattctttttttatttacgttttacacagcgtcccaacttctttgAACTCGGGGCTGTACTTCTGATTATTCTCAGAACTAAAAGTCACTTGGCTACCAACATGAATACTTGCTACTTACAGGCATTGGTATCTTTGAAAGCTCCTTTCCGATGCAGTTCTTCATGATGCTCCACAGATTGAGGTAATAGTTTGGCTTGTCAGGGATACGAGTCCGTCTTTGTCTAACTGGCTCAAGCTCAAGGGGCTGTGGAGACTCTGGGTTGGATGCCAAAGACAGTTCGTCAAActggaagaagagaaggaaaacAGCCTTAAGGGTTGGGAGACTGTGGAGTGTTTACAAGTCAATACAAATTAAaacttgcttttaaaaaaaacaaagttaacgCACATTTACAGACTGATCGTCCATCCCAGTCTCACTGCTGAGACCACTAACGTTGCTGCCAGATCTCCTGATGGACAGATAAACAAGAaggaagaaaattaaaaacaaaacaatacatgaggagagaaaaatgatacaaaacaaaaaaagttcattttaagaaataaaattagTGAATTCTGAAATAAGACAGACAGTTAATAACCTGTGATACTTGGGGTCAGCAGGGACTGTGATAAACTCTGCTGGATCTTCCATAGCATCAAAGAACTCATTGTCATCATCCTCGTCACTGGCATCACCTTTTCCTGAAGCATTACCTAAGGTACAGAGAGAAATGGTGGAAGAATAAATGGCTTATGGCTCAACCACCCttaggcctcgttcagactgccagccaaaatccgatttttagcccatccagattggaactggatggctcttttgaagtctgaacagtcacaaatcacatgaaatccgatttttgcagaccggatcgaaaccaccttcgggaggtagtttcagatcgcatttggacagatgcgtctcagtctgaacctccaaacactcagatcggttttgactgttcgtgacgtcactctacgcagCACGCGTAGCGCCGGCAGCGccgagacgaggtgtccaccggcagccgcgcgcGACTCAtacgggcccgacgggggcgtccatccgcccggtttctcccctggtgcgtctgagatgttctacacctctactggacagtgataaggccaatatactgaggtgacctgcctcaatcatgtttgttgttgttcttgtcgctgtcgcaattatatgacgtctgacgtcgtaacggcgtcagacgctctgacgctgttactatagcaacctgtcagatcagtcaataatgtggcccagtctgaacagagccatatccgatttggacacttgctaaaaacagtgtggacagtcagccctaaaaattggatttgagtaggaatctgatttgaatcagattcgcctgcagtctgaacgcagtcTTAGTTGATTTGGCACAGGCACATAGCATAGCAATCATACTTTGAGTCACATCAACAACACCAGTTCAGTTTGGGTTTAGAGCTTTACCTTTGTTGCTTAAGGCTGTATTGCTGAATGAAGGAGGGAGAACTGTAGCTCCTCTGAAAGCTCTTTCTAAGTGATTGTGCTGTTTGGCCAGCTGCTCCAGAGTCTCCTCCAGCCGTATCCGCTGGTCTCTTTCAACCTGTAAGGCCTTCTGCCAGCGCTTACTGTGGTTCTGAGCCAAGGAGAGGAAGTCTCTGCATGCCTTGgggaaaatacaaaaacaagaacaacattTCAGCAAGAGAATCAACAACATTTTTTCCTCAGCAATAAACCCTTCAGTGACTTACATTGATCATGGCATTAGAGGTGATCCTGAAAAGTGTGGCTCTTTCTGTCACTTGTCTCATCTTTTCCCCCATTTCCCCTCCGGTACGAAGCACCTCCAGTTCTGACaaagatctgtgtgtgtgaaatagaTTCATGATTTAAGGAACAAATGAAATAGGCAAACAACATAGGCAaagataaaactttttttttttatcgatcTGCTTAGTCTGATAATTGATACCTTTGGAGGGCAGACCCGTGTTTGACAATGAGATCATTGCAGGTGTTGAGGTCCTCCACCTTGCTGCTGAGTGTGCGTAATGTGGATTGGATTTCTAAATTACGGCAGCCCCCGCCTTGTCCTGAGTTGGGGGGCACTGCAGAACAATCGTCACCCGAATCATCTAAGGGAGAAAGGgggaaataaaatgaacaaagacaAATACATATAATGGAAAAGATGCTTTTAACagagataattaaataaatgtctgcCTCACAGAGGTACTGCTATATAAGCCGTTTTCTtggcattttcattttcatattctgTATCTTGCATTCTCCAACATTTGTATTCCCTCTCACCAGATTCAGCCTGCATGTGAACGGCCTTTGCCTTGGCGAGCTCCAGAGCAGTGATCCATCGCTGGCGCTCTACTTCTGAGCTGGCCTTCAAGTGGTAGGTCTGCGCACCTCCGTTGGAAATGACAAAATTGCACGAGTCCTCCACAGCAATATTGGCAGTGGCCAAGTTGATAGTGCCTCGGCATGTGTGACCCATCTCTGCCTGGGTCCTGGAGACAAACAGAATAAAGGGCGGTCAAATACAGAATATCTGAATTCCCGATtggtgaagaaataaaaaaaatttctggTAAAGCAACTGTACATTTGCTTAAATTTGTGCATACATGGTGCTATTTCACCCCCAATTTGAATGCAATAATTATTCAATTGGCCAATTAGCTGaagctaaatttaaaaaatactaacCTTAAGTTACTATGAATGTATTATGTCACCCACAGCTATGTTAAACTCAACATATACCCCTTGTGTTTCATGCCCCCTCCCTTAGGTACCACCTTGGCTTCCTGTTGAGCCAGGGAAAACCCTTTAAATTCATTACATGTAATTACACATTTAGTCAACATATGAAACTTACCTGTAGTAAGAGAGCAACCCATTGCTCAGAACGAACCAGCGTCTCTGGTAACCTTTAATGTAGTTAGTCCATTTGAAGAGCCAACCCTTGTAAGTGTCTCCAGGGGTTGGAGTAGGGGGCTTGGGCTCCGACATAACAACAGCGTGTGGGTGAAGTTATAgcctgaagaaaaaacaaacaaacaactaaatcaatattaacattGATGTAAACTGCTACTGTTCAGTCTGTTTAATGCAGATGTATAGAtccttgcaaaaaaacaacaacaaacaacaaaaacaccacaaacactttattatatttattaattgaaaATTAGAATGATGATTTAGTAATGATAATTTCCACCAGTAGTATAACACTAGCATCAGAGTAAATTGCCTTGTTTATGTCAACACCTGTAGATTCATAAGGTCATTGCTAATATGATATAAATTTACTCATAATTAGTTATAAggaatgtatgttttctgatgATTACACAGGGTTCATatggatgcttgaaatccttgaaaatgcttaaattttaatgttgtattttcaaggtttgaaaagtgcttggattttggataaagtgcttaaaaatgcttgacattcttactgtatttctcgtgcaatctgactatagataatcacatgttcaatggaaaaaatactcaattgaatattgagattagcaaactgtacttttggttgttaaaagcgtaataccatcgctgttggtatggttgagttaaattaccccttttagcatgtaaatactcatctaaaacatgtaaTTTACAACCGTTGTGAGGTTTGAAAATGGagcttgaaagtccttgaaaagtgcgtGAATTTGatcactgaaaaagtgtatgaaccttgatTATATTTAAACTAAAAACATGACATCGATCCATAGAATCTAACCTACCAATGTTGGTTGCATTTAGTTACATTTACGTTTTACCGTTAACATTATGTGAACGGTCCACATTTGACAACGTAAGGTAAATCTGTCGAATCCCCCGAAACATGAATCGGGGATTATTAAACACTGAGCTCTGTTTCTATAATCTCACAATGATAGTTTGCTTCTTAGATTAATTGTTGACGTGGACataatagtcaggcggcttagctaaataaaggggacacgctggacaaaagcaccacattttttccacgttCTCTCTATGACCAtagatttcaatttttggtaggagccacttcatcaagatggc carries:
- the LOC131978941 gene encoding oxysterol-binding protein 1-like isoform X2 yields the protein MSEPKPPTPTPGDTYKGWLFKWTNYIKGYQRRWFVLSNGLLSYYRTQAEMGHTCRGTINLATANIAVEDSCNFVISNGGAQTYHLKASSEVERQRWITALELAKAKAVHMQAESDDSGDDCSAVPPNSGQGGGCRNLEIQSTLRTLSSKVEDLNTCNDLIVKHGSALQRSLSELEVLRTGGEMGEKMRQVTERATLFRITSNAMINACRDFLSLAQNHSKRWQKALQVERDQRIRLEETLEQLAKQHNHLERAFRGATVLPPSFSNTALSNKGNASGKGDASDEDDDNEFFDAMEDPAEFITVPADPKYHRRSGSNVSGLSSETGMDDQSVNFDELSLASNPESPQPLELEPVRQRRTRIPDKPNYYLNLWSIMKNCIGKELSKIPMPVNFNEPLSMLQRLSEDLEYYELLDKAAKCQSSLEQMCYVAAFTVSSYSTTVHRTGKPFNPLLGETFELDRLRDCGYRSLCEQVSHHPPAAAHHAISEKGWTLRQEITLASKFRGKYLSIMPLGSIQCLFDKSDNHYSWKKVTTTVHNIIVGKLWIDQSGEIDVVNHKTGDRCHLKFAPYSYFSRDVPRKVTGVVTDKDGKAHYVLSGTWDEKMEFSRIMQSSKGENGTEGKQRTVYQTLKAKDIWKKNPLPDGAENMYFFSSLALTLNESEEGVAPTDSRRRPDQRLMEDGRWDEANAEKQRLEEKQRTVRREREREAVKAASSPEEGTHLDNYQAMWFEKFDDPASGETLHIYKGGYWEAKDKGSWDMCPDIF
- the LOC131978941 gene encoding oxysterol-binding protein 1-like isoform X1, with product MSEPKPPTPTPGDTYKGWLFKWTNYIKGYQRRWFVLSNGLLSYYRTQAEMGHTCRGTINLATANIAVEDSCNFVISNGGAQTYHLKASSEVERQRWITALELAKAKAVHMQAESDDSGDDCSAVPPNSGQGGGCRNLEIQSTLRTLSSKVEDLNTCNDLIVKHGSALQRSLSELEVLRTGGEMGEKMRQVTERATLFRITSNAMINACRDFLSLAQNHSKRWQKALQVERDQRIRLEETLEQLAKQHNHLERAFRGATVLPPSFSNTALSNKGNASGKGDASDEDDDNEFFDAMEDPAEFITVPADPKYHRRSGSNVSGLSSETGMDDQSVNFDELSLASNPESPQPLELEPVRQRRTRIPDKPNYYLNLWSIMKNCIGKELSKIPMPVNFNEPLSMLQRLSEDLEYYELLDKAAKCQSSLEQMCYVAAFTVSSYSTTVHRTGKPFNPLLGETFELDRLRDCGYRSLCEQVSHHPPAAAHHAISEKGWTLRQEITLASKFRGKYLSIMPLGSIQCLFDKSDNHYSWKKVTTTVHNIIVGKLWIDQSGEIDVVNHKTGDRCHLKFAPYSYFSRDVPRKVTGVVTDKDGKAHYVLSGTWDEKMEFSRIMQSSKGENGTEGKQRTVYQTLKAKDIWKKNPLPDGAENMYFFSSLALTLNESEEGVAPTDSRRRPDQRLMEDGRWDEANAEKQRLEEKQRTVRREREREAVKAASSPEEAVTEDSINDSPLKSTHLDNYQAMWFEKFDDPASGETLHIYKGGYWEAKDKGSWDMCPDIF